GATCATTATTATTCATTTCCAGCTCTCTCAGTGaggagttttctgtttgtagaactgatgtgagagatttgcaagactcctcagtgagaccacagccAGACAATCTGTAAAGAAGGAttaaatacaatacaaaatgcAGATAAATCAGATTATGCTTGTGAGGCTCACAGCAGGGCGACGGACGAGGCACAAGTCCCACGGTCTCACGAACGTCACttcatttattacaaaaatagcgcagacagcgcacatagaaCACATATACATAAAGACGTGTTAGattcaaacaaagacgagcacaggacactgcgcgaacgcacattaaatagacaaaccacataagccccgagtgatgacgagatgagccacaggtgagacgaatgaacacattcagacgcaaccacacccacggagatccacagatgcagacgactacacgtagacaacgtaaacacacgcccaaaagggaggggtcaggggccatAACTTGACAATACTAGACTACAGAATCTGAACTACTGATTAAATTATCCTTTGTATCTTGGAAAATAGGATGAAATTAATTGCATGAACAGATTAAAAAGTATCAGCCAGTATGGGGCACTAGAGAGGCCAGTAACTATAGTGGAGGCTTcaccctgtgctttataataaactactgacATGGTGAGGTCTCGTATCCATTCCTCACGTATGAtcctacaccaccaaacaccctccacaatAATAAATCTAATAATCCTAACCTGCTTATGTCACAGCATGCtcgccctcctcccttgtcccaCCTTGTTTCCCCGTCTATTGAGTATTTTGTTTTCCTTTAGTTCTTCCCGTGATGAGGTTCTTGTGCCTCTTTAACCTGTGTAGTCTCTGTGGTTCTGTTGTGGTTATGTTTGGATTCTCCACGTAACTTTCTTACTTTTCGTTGTGTTACGGTTAGGggttctgtgttttctttttgtgttgTCTGGCGTTGTATGTGGTCTGTTTTCAGGTTCTCCAGAAGAGGGCGTAACACCGTAATTAACATCAGGTGCCGGTGTTACGAGAAGATTGGATGACGGGTCCTTAAAAGCTTGTGTTGAACCTGAAACGGTACCCTGTGGTGTCTTGAGCAGTAGACTCCACTTGGTCATTGGGGACACTGAGCTGGGTTGTGGTGACCGTTATGGGATCGTTCGGACCGATGGTTATCCTTCGGGTTTGTTTGAGTTATATCGCTACGTGATTCAAGATGTACAATTAATAGATACATATCGCTACGCGATTCGTGACATACTGCTAATACATACCGCTATGCGGTTTGAGACATACTGCTATTTAGCTTTGGTATATTTGATGTGTGCGCTGTATAGGTCAGTGGGGGTTATGTGTTTACGGGGGAtacttgttgttttgtttgtgttagtAGGGCTAGGCTGCTGATTTGTTTGGGGTTGTTTTTCTCCTGTTTATGTTATAGGGAGTTAGGTAATGTTATTGTATTTTGGTTTGTTATTTCTTTGACGAGGTTATTTAAGTTGATTTGTGGGAGGTAGTTTCTTTTATTATGTTGGCCTTGGCCCAGCCTGAAGTTATTGTGTTACCTCAATATAATAGAGAATAAAATACATGGACTTTATtgttacaaatatatatatacctgtTGGGAAAGCactacaaataaatcaatggcGAATAGCCAGTGAAACGCGGTTCAATGTCGCCtgatatttctttttttttttgctttagttatgtttatttttatgttgCGGTCCAACTAGTGAGCCGGGGTCATCAGGGCCGTAATAGTTGCTACTTgtcttttatgcttttttccctgtAGCCTGCTTGTGCCCTGGTTTAATTGTTCTTTAGTTGCTTTGTACTTGCTATGTTTTGTTATTTGTTGCACTAGCTTGGTTATTCATTCATGCTCAGTATTCTCTCTGATGAGTGTTGTCTATTTTGCTTAGTTTGTTATTCCACCCCTGGTTTTTCTGAGTATTGTTACTTACATTTTGTCATATATCTCATGTATATCTTGATTCCAGTTGGTCTAGTTTAGTGAATTGTCCTGACTGCTTGGTTGTGTTCTGTTGTATTTCCTGTACCTAGTGTTTAGTGCTCCTCTTATTTACATAAAATTTAAAACTTTCTGCACTTGTGTCATCCTTTCCTCAGTTAAGCGTTTCAGCTTGGCTCtgaactttgatgtaatgtagTCAAATGTAtgtgcacaagcactgaaaagGTGGATTTTTCATGAGTTATGGTAGTATATCTGGCGTGCCTGGCGAACCAAAGGACCAAGTAGGCCTTGGCCCGAGGACCCTGACAGGGGAGgggtgatacctcacctcatgtgagccTCATGCTTAACTCGTGTCACGGAAGTATGATGAAATCATGTAGCAGAATAGTATAAAACTATGGTCTGTGAGAGGGAGcagctctctcttgcagacgctCTTGAGTTTGGATTGatccatctttctatttttctatctttttttatttaacttTGATACTATACCCAGCTGGTGTTGACTGTTCATGCTCACCATTAAGGTTCACATTTCCATGACAAATGTCCTTTTAATATTGGGGTATTTGTCATAGgtttaaatgaaatgaaaagatATTGCCACAATTTATTTCACAGTAGTGTGGATGTGGACGTCAGGATTTGGAAGATTAATAAGACACTTGGGGCAGAGCTGTTTTACAggctgtgtgtttctgcaggctgtgtgtgtgtgtgtgtgtgtgtgtgtgtgtgtgtgtgtgtgtgtgtgtgtgtgtgtgtgaaattgtcttgctgtgacgggcagggtgagcaaaataatatggaagcgatcacaccaagtctcagggaaagaggatggtttaatgaagaaagtgctcaaaccaaaaacccgtgacatagatccaaatgaaggatataatgaccagcggtcaaccggtacaaatatatatatttgtatacatatacatacaatagacatatatagacagacaaatgaccctcaggtgagacggatcgcgggctccgcccacctgagggacgaacacaatggccacaacaggacaactgccgctgtaaacgggggcgaccagtagggggccctccGTACCGTGACACTTGCATTGCCATGTGTGGTAGTATTATTTTATACTGTACTCAAAGgaaatgtattattttaaaaGGAAATTGACTTTTTAAAGGACATAAATCTTTATCTTAATATTCATTAAAACTCTGTAGTGTCACCACACTTTACTGTTTCCATTCCAGATTAAACTGAAagaaaactcacctgagaatctccagtttacagtttgaactcttcagtccagcacagagttgctccactcctgaatcttgtAGATCATTATTATTCATTTCCAGCTCTCTCAGTGaggagttttctgtttgtagaactgatgtgagagatttgcaagactcctcagtgagaccacagagagacagtctgtaaaggagtaaatacagtacaaaatacaGATCAATCGGTTGATGCTGGATTCCAGAATCTGGACTGCTGATTAAATTATTCTCTGTGTCTTGGGAAATAGCTGTTTAGCTCTAAACTTTATATAATGtagtcaaatgtgtgtgcacaagcactgaaaagTGGGTTAATGTCAATTTAATATTGGGATGTTTGTCAtgtgtaaataaaatgtaaagatATTACCACATTTTCTTTCAGAGTATGGATGTGGAAGTCTGGAGATGGAACATTTATAAAACTCTTGGGGCAGAGTTGTTTTACAGGTTGTGTTCTGCAgggatgtgcgtgtgtgtgcgtgtgtgtgtgcgtgtgtgtgtgtgtgtgtgtgtgtgtgtgtgtgtgtgtgtgtgtgtgtgtgtgtgtgtgtgggtttgtgtgtgttcagctctgtgtgtaTCTCTCTAATGTTCTCTCTCTTTAATGTAGGGTCTCTCTAccgttctctttctctcatggtCTCActcttgttttcattttcataaACCTTCTGAGTCAAGAACATCCAGTGTTACATCCACTGTTAATCTCTAAATGAAAATACTCACATGGCTTTTCTGGATGCTTTCACCACTGGCAGCAGTCTCAGTAGACATTCCTCTGATGGGTGATATTTCCTCAGGTCAAACTCATCTAGCTCCTCTTCTGAGTTTAGCAACACAAACGCCAcagctgaccactgagcaggagagagccTGGCTCCACGCAGACGAGTGTCACCTCCTCTGTTCAGGTATGTTTGGACTTCCTGTACtagagaatgatcattcagttcattcagacagtggaacagattgatggatttctctggagagggattctccctgatcttctccttgatgtacttgactgtttcctcattgctgtgagagctgcttcctgtctgtgtcagtagacctcgtaagagagtctgattggactccagtgagagacccagaaggaagcggaggaaaaggtccaggtgtccattctgactctgtaaggccttgtcAACTGCACTGATGAGAAGAGAAGATATTGATTTTttgaaaatactgaaaaatCCAGGTTGTTGCTGTTCCAGCACATTTAtgttggtggagatgaaggtaataaacacatataaagcagccagaaactcctgaacactcagatgtacaaagctgaacaccttccccagctgtagaccaaactcctctctgaagatctgaGTGCACATTCCTGAATACACTGACATTTCTCTGACATCAATGCCACTCTTTCTCAGTTCAtcctcatagaagatcaggtttcctttatccagctgttggaaagccagttttcccagtgccaaAACATGTTTTCTAGTTTGGTGAGGGTAAGTGTCACTTTTCTGATAATACTTTTGGTTcttgtgtttgatgtgaaagatcaggaagtgtgtgaacatctgagtcagagtcttggggatctctccactctctgcttcactcaacatcctctctagaacagtggctgcaatccaacagaagactggaatgtggcacatgatgtagaggcttcttgatgacttcatgtgtgagatgattGTATTGGCCAGACTCTGGtcactgattctcttcctgaagtactcctctttTTGAGGGCCACTGAACCCTCGCACCTCTGTTACCTGGTCAATACactcaggagggatctgataggttgctgctggtcgagaggttatccagaggagagcagagggaagcagattccccttgatgaggtttgtcagcagcacatccactgaggtcgACTCTGTTACATCCCACACGCTGTCATTGTTctggaaatctagaggaagacgacactcatccagaccatcaaagatgaaCAGAAATTTGTAGTATGTATAGTCAGTTGGTTTTAATTCATGTATTTCTGGAAAAAAGCAACGGAGAAGCTGCACCAGACTGagctttttctccttcatcaaattcagctccctaaaaggaagtggaaatatgaagagaacatcctgatttacatttccttcagaccagtccagtatgaacttctgcactgagactgttttaccaattccagccactcctttagtcagcacagttctgatgtctttgtcttgtcctggtaagggtctaaagatgtcactgcatttgatgggtgtttcctgtgttgctggtctcctggatgctgtctcaatctgtctcacctcatgttcattattgacctctccactccctccctctgtgatgtagagctctgtgtagatctcattcagaagTGTTGTGGTTCCATGCTGTGAGATTCCTTCATTAATATTCTGACATTTTTCCCTCAGTTTGGATTTCAGCTTTCTGTGGCAAGCAGGGGCCAGTTCTGATAAAGAGGAAGACAACAGCACACATGTTAATCTGTTTTAGGATCAACCATAAATGACTCATTAcagaaaatacaaatacaaatattattataaaataaGACATTCTAAATAGATTTTCATTCCTCTTAGATAGGGCCTGATAATTTAGGTGATAAATCTTCCAGGACTGTGAGTGTTATATTTCAGGATTAATCCAGTGACTGTATGGTACATAATTTTTTTGAGAGTCTACTGTCATATCAGACTCTTCACAGGAAATACAAGAAAAGACATCATTATGAATAGATTTTAGTCCGCATAGATTGGCCATGATACAATCAGGAAATTGAAGTAAGTGTTAAATTAGACGTAGGTTAGAGTGTCTGGGTATCAATAACACTGAATGATCAGCAGGTTGACTAGAGAACACATGGGTTCATGGAGGAAGCCATTACACCAGTTGAagttcaaccacacacactggtaaCTGTCACCCTGAGGATCCCTACAACTGGCAGACTGGACATCTGAGAGACAATGGAGGGAAATAGAAAACACACCTGTGTATGACATCATTAGACAGTGACCTGTGGTCAAATCTGATTGGTCAAAATCTCAGTTCTAAAGAATAACAACGTATCCTCAAAACATCCAAGATTCTAGTCACATGACAACAGTGATAAATGTaggagagtgttgagtctgcaCCTGAGCAGACTACACTGAAGGGAGGTCAACTGAGGACAGACTAACACTGATTTAAGATCCTCATTGTGAACTGAGATTCACCAACAGTGTCCTCCCTCTGAAGTAATAAAGTGATGTTATGATGTCATGACCCAGagcttactggtctgtagtgtgttggcGAGATCTGTGTGGTTCATGTTCCTCAGGACGTGCAGTGTGATCTTCAGCGCCCCCTCTCTGACACTGCTctgatcctcctcatcctccacctgtctctcagtgcatgctgggtaatctgGACTAAATAGATTCTTGAATCTCTTCAGCTCATTTTTCAGCAGGGAGATGATTTTGTGCTCCAGCTCCTGAATAAACAGTATCAGTAAAACTACAGTGTTACAGACAGATGATTATAACACAGGATAATCCATGAAACATAAGAGAAGACTCAACTGAGAGGGACTGGTTGGTCCTGTGGACATTATGGTTAAagagattaaataggacagactaacaagagaagggacagagcttaaataggacagactaacaagggAAGTCAACTGTGAAGAGGTGGGACTGATAATCACAGGGTGGAGTTACTGAAtggaaggagggacagacagacatgaaaAACACATGGGAAGAATAAACAGGGAAAGACTGGGCGGGGCTAGAGGGACCAAACAGGCAGATtgacaggagagggtggagctcagcatgacacccttcacacacacacgcacgcacgcacacacacacacacacacacacacacacacacacacacacacacacacacacacacacacacataccttgaATACTGACTCCAGTTTGTCTTTAGAAATCTTTACAGTTTTCTTTTGGGCACTGTGGGCAAACAGAACAACAACTTTAATGGAAAATCTACATTTTATAGACATGAATACATGTTACATTCATGAACACTTTACATTCATGaatacatgttactctcatgaGTATATGTTATATTCATGCTTCTGTacatgataatgatgatgtgaTACATGTGGAATAACCCAAAACACTTGAACATGTCACGGTTCACTGGGCTCCCACACTGAGGGACACTGAACCCAAATGCTGTAGTGACAGtagaacaaacacagagaacctgCACCTGACTTTAACTCTGGTGATGTAGAATAATGTTTATGTGAATGAGGCTTCATCAgatactttattagaaacaccttgtacCTGTACACACTGTACACCTTTTTAGAAAAATGTACAGCTCTGCATCAGTCTAGTTCTTGAATTTCTGTGGCATGTTTACACTTGTAATTGTGATTCAAATTGTAATCCTGTTCTTCACAAAATAATCACATAGCTTTACCGGTGACTTcaataattaaatatttagaAGTCCATGCTTTGTTAAACACTCTGTCACTAAAGTATAACTCACtgtaggtcagaggtcacagatTCACTGCTGAATAAAGGAGGATCACCCATGGACCAGttactcttcatagacacacagctgggtactggaaatgattcactcttcatagacacacagctgggtactggatgTGCTGCTGTCTTTACCCTGATGAAGATTAAGAAAATGTTGAGTAATTACATCCTTCACTACATCTCATTTATCCTGAATATTCCCTCTTCCTGTTTCCTCAGATTAAGTGCTGATGTAAAGCTCCTCACTTTGAGTCAGATGTTCCTCCCCCACTGCTGGAGATATGAGGCTCCATCATGGAGttgttcctcttcacacacacacagctggacactggagatgctgctctctgctccctgtcaacagttcatcataaagaggaggagcaggacactgaaacactgattaTAATGAACCTGATGTCACTGCAGGATGATTCAGTCCCTCTTAAATATACAACACTGATGCATTGGTGTGTGACATATGTTGTCATGACATTAAACATTGTGGTTAAATGATAGGCCTAAGTATTGTCCAGCACTACAGAGTTAAAACCAGTGCAAATGAAATCTGAATATAGTTTAGTTCAGGATTAACCTAACATTTACGGATCTGCAATCAAAACAGAACGAAAGAGCATTTTAACAACAATCCCTTCAGCCGCACACGCGCCTATGTGTAATGTAACGTTGTTGAAAAAGCATATCGACGAGACGTTTTACCGATGATGTACTGTACTTAGAAATGACCGTTCAGAAGATGACCGTTCGACCAGACACTTTCGTGAGGAAACAGGGCGACCCGAAGTCCATCGACACCTGTGCACTTTCGGTTTTATGTGACGATAAAAAAACTTTATACAAAACGCGGTTTAAAAAGTAGCATAATTGGGAGAAGTAGGAGAACCCAAGGTACATTACTGTCCTTTAATCCGCACGCCATTAAGTGATATTGAAGGATAATTAACTTACAACGAAACACTCCGTCTGCTCTTCTGTAGCGGCGGGGAGTGACGTACACGCTTTGTGACGTATTCGCTTTGCTTTAGTTACTTTCGATATCGACTCgtcacaggaagtgatgtcgtTTAGGTGATGAACTTCTACAGACTCTTCGTGTGTTTTTATTACTCTGTGGTACCAATATTTAATTCCAAGTGATATTggatgaaaaaacacacaaacaactgATAAAATACCTATACCAAAAACAATTTCTCTTTTTGGGTGGTGATTCTCATTGATTTGGGGGCTTTCAACAAATAATACAATCAATAAGACAAACTTATTTAGGGTGACCAGATTCCAGATCAGGAAATGTGGGACAAATACTATATTTCTGTCGAACAATATGGGATATCAATGCATCGAGATGGTCTAAAATAACTTTATAGTAACtaaaaaaatcaaacatttgTGTTCTGCCAATTAGCTTATATAACATTGAGCTGGTTGAATCTGTTGGTTGATTCAGTAGCACATAACAGactgcaaataaaaaaaacgtaTAAGAGGAGATTCCTCAGAACATCCACCGACTCATCAGGAGCATACAGGCGTTGAGGTCATAGAGCAGGAGTAAGGTCATAGAGCAGGGGTGggcaacccgtcatagaccaagagccacttttcttacatgggcgagtgtaatttgttgagcgggggggggggggggggtgttgagtgtaaattattagctgtgaagagcTTGTAAACATTCCGCGCACCACGAAATGCAAATATGGTTCTGTATGGGAACAAAGATGGTTGCTCTATTGTTTTGGTACTACTGCAtattgtcaaagtcaaatttatttatatagcgcttttcacaacacatgttgtcacaaagcagctttacaatcgtatgggtccagatccttAATGAGGAAGCCAAAgatgacagtggcaaggaaaaactccctatgatgttGGGGATTAGGAaaaaacctcgggaggaccaaaaCTCAAAAGGGACCCCtttctccattgggcggcccgttagcacaagtccgtggtgcacAGGATGGTTCAACAGATAAAgttaaggtccttgttccccggccaagtagtcacagtcccttcggtgtagaCGCATATAGTATTGTGATGTTATTTTGAACTAGATAACCACCCTTCGCGGAGTGACTCTTGGTAGGGGAAGTGTATTGATATGTGTAGGAATGTGTGTAATGTTCTGTGGAGTGTAAGTAAAATTACGTTATAACCATCCTTGAGTCCTTACATTTTAATCAATTTCTGTAGTTTTCACAGCATTATTACTGTAAAATGATCAAAGTCTTACTGTAGAACCTGTTTACAGCATGTTACTGTAGTTTTCACAGCATTATTACTGTAAATAATCAAATTCTTACTGTAGAACCTGTATACAGCATGTTACTGTATATCTGCAAAGCATCATGGTCAAAATTCAGTGGCGGGTGAATTCTACAGTACATATAATTTTGCTGTGAATCATAATACAGTAATTTTGAGCGGGATTTATTCAGCAATTGAAACAGAAATCCACTTTTGCTAATGGTAGGCAACATCCACTGTCacatccagcccctccctccttcctggtcccgcctagctccccgctcccattcgttcctccctctgtctgtcacaccctcGTCGTTAGTCCCTTACACCTGAGACTCGTTTCACTGTCTTGTTTCTGTGTATtaaaaccccctagtgttttacttccgtgtcggtcattcctTGTACGCGAGTTCCTCCTTGCTTTTCCGCTCTCCTATGGTCCTCTGTTTATCGTTCTGTCTGTTCATGTTCTCTGTCTTGTATCTAGTTTTGGTTGTGGTTTTATGTTTCTCCTTATTGAACTTTTCCCTGCTCCGTGTGGACTAGCTCATTTATATCGTGTTGGTTTGTTAAGCTTTCCCCTCGCTGTTTACCCCTAGTTACGTTTTCTGTAGTCTGGTTTAGTATGTAGTCCATAGACTGGTATTGTGTTTCGGTCTTTCTCTCCCTTGAGTAGTTGCCCTTTGTTTTATATGGTTCTCCCCTTTGTGTTTTCTTAGTGTGTTTAGTAGTAATAGCTTCATGTGTTTTCCCTTTCCCTAGATGTCTTACCTTCTTGTACCACACTATTACCCTTCTATTGTTTATAGTGTAGCTCCTTTCTGCCTTTGGTGTTTTTGTCTAGTGTTTTGCTGCTTTCTCttataataaatattcatataCTTGCAATTGCGTCACCTCTGCCTCTGAAACGTTACATCCACACAGACAGAGGATAATGTCTTTATATCCTTCATAGCcgtataactatatatataaaccCGCAATGAAAATTAAGTCTGACTAGGTATTGGAGTGGAAAGACTA
This DNA window, taken from Brachyhypopomus gauderio isolate BG-103 unplaced genomic scaffold, BGAUD_0.2 sc128, whole genome shotgun sequence, encodes the following:
- the LOC143498994 gene encoding NLR family CARD domain-containing protein 3-like, which translates into the protein MMEPHISSSGGGTSDSKVKTAAHPVPSCVSMKSESFPVPSCVSMKSNWSMGDPPLFSSESVTSDLHAQKKTVKISKDKLESVFKELEHKIISLLKNELKRFKNLFSPDYPACTERQVEDEEDQSSVREGALKITLHVLRNMNHTDLANTLQTKLAPACHRKLKSKLREKCQNINEGISQHGTTTLLNEIYTELYITEGGSGEVNNEHEVRQIETASRRPATQETPIKCSDIFRPLPGQDKDIRTVLTKGVAGIGKTVSVQKFILDWSEGNVNQDVLFIFPLPFRELNLMKEKKLSLVQLLRCFFPEIHELKPTDYTYYKFLFIFDGLDECRLPLDFQNNDSVWDVTESTSVDVLLTNLIKGNLLPSALLWITSRPAATYQIPPECIDQVTEVRGFSGPQKEEYFRKRISDQSLANTIISHMKSSRSLYIMCHIPVFCWIAATVLERMLSEAESGEIPKTLTQMFTHFLIFHIKHKNQKYYQKSDTYPHQTRKHVLALGKLAFQQLDKGNLIFYEDELRKSGIDVREMSVYSGMCTQIFREEFGLQLGKVFSFVHLSVQEFLAALYVFITFISTNINVLEQQQPGFFSIFKKSISSLLISAVDKALQSQNGHLDLFLRFLLGLSLESNQTLLRGLLTQTGSSSHSNEETVKYIKEKIRENPSPEKSINLFHCLNELNDHSLVQEVQTYLNRGGDTRLRGARLSPAQWSAVAFVLLNSEEELDEFDLRKYHPSEECLLRLLPVVKASRKAILSLCGLTEESCKSLTSVLQTENSSLRELEMNNNDLQDSGVEQLCAGLKSSNCKLEILRLSGCGLTEESCKSLTSVLQTENSSLRELEMNNNDLQDSGVEQLCAGLKSSNCKLKILRVSGCLIADEGCSSLASALSSNPSHLKELDLTYNHPGDSGVKLLSARLEDPHCRLDILRLDHAGKIRLKPGLRKYACELTLDPNTAHTRLSLSEGNRKVTCVKKQQTYPDHPERFDDCPQVMCRESLTGRCYWEVEWNGVADIAVTYKGISRKGDSDDCVFGYNIKSWMLRCYHNRYSVYHNNNRTDISAPSSSNRVGVYLDWPAGTLSFYSVSSHTHTHLHTFHYTFTEPLCAGFWVYPDYSVCVCELE